A window from Populus trichocarpa isolate Nisqually-1 chromosome 3, P.trichocarpa_v4.1, whole genome shotgun sequence encodes these proteins:
- the LOC7465837 gene encoding plant UBX domain-containing protein 8 isoform X1: MARPNQEAIETFISITGVAEDVAVQKLEEHGGDLNAAVNTHFSEGDRSAMRQPSIPSLQDDVMDIDDDPIEVAPPPRRNPLSIPAESGAMNSFSLLEPLFQRGLFDTGSDFMNQAPFVSQPRELREIPIEVKDDSDASGHSVHAPIIEDVTGTEHAQGPGIQGTVIAEDDDDDILTDINARATQRDSSLDGHFRPSAPEFDNLPDYSNDIEEEMVRAAIEASKQEAQELTETGPQQRQSHGEDAELEHVDSLSLKTAEQEKTLHGQRGKVGPSEVGDNAVEEGQGKIAASNGGQEAGSSSIQDEAEDVEDQPLIRHRSRQPSSGSLESAREVGVAEASPPSSPGQSNIGSHPLHNGDAFSDEWGGISSEEHDEAVMLEAAMFGGIPEGTGYRFPYTPHHQFMQNENHYPRPVPRPPSPSLQAQRLIREQQDDEYLASLAADREKEMKAIEEAEARRVQEEVARKAALEEERRKEEESRRKLEEEQEFERLLAAKEASLALEPSSNDENAVTLLVRMPDGSRRGRRFLKSDKLHALFDFIDIGRVVKPGTYRLVRPYPRRAFSDGEGALTLNELGLTSKQEALFLELI, translated from the exons atggccAGACCTAATCAAGAAGCAATCGAGACGTTTATCAGCATCACAGGCGTCGCCGAAGATGTAGCGGTGCAAAAACTTGAg GAACATGGTGGTGATCTCAATGCAGCTGTCAACACGCATTTCAGCGAAGGAGACAGAAGCGC CATGCGACAACCTTCCATTCCTTCGCTGCAAGATGATGTCATGGATATTGATGATGACCCAATTGAAGTTGCGCCACCTCCTAGGAGAAATCCTCTATCAATTCCAGCTGAGAGTGGTGCTATGAATTCGTTCTCACTTCTTGAACCACTTTTTCAAAGAGGTCTATTTGATACTGGTTCTGATTTTATGAACCAGGCACCCTTTGTTTCTCAACCAAGAGAGTTAAGGGAGATACCTATAGAGGTCAAGGATGATAGTGATGCATCTGGTCATTCTGTTCATGCTCCTATTATTGAAGATGTAACTGGAACTGAACATGCACAAGGTCCTGGTATTCAGGGAACAGTCATAGCTGAGGATGACGATGATGATATTTTAACTGACATAAATGCACGGGCCACCCAACGGGATAGTTCTCTTGATGGACATTTCAGGCCCAGTGCTCCTGAATTTGATAACTTACCTGATTATAGCAATGacatagaagaagaaatggtcCGGGCTGCCATTGAGGCTTCAAAGCAAGAGGCTCAG GAGCTAACTGAAACTGGACCTCAGCAAAGGCAGTCTCATGGGGAGGATGCTGAACTTGAACATGTGGATTCATTATCCTTAAAG ACAGCAGAGCAAGAGAAAACTTTGCATGGCCAGAGGGGGAAAGTTGGACCATCAGAAGTAGGAGATAATGCTGTTGAGGAAGGGCAGGGGAAAATAGCTGCATCAAATGGAGGGCAA GAGGCAGGAAGCTCTTCCATCCAAGATGAAGCGGAAGATGTGGAAGATCAGCCTCTCATTAGGCACAGATCAAGACAGCCATCTTCCGGCTCTTTGGAATCTGCTAGAGAAGTTGGAGTTGCTGAGGCTAGCCCGCCATCAAGTCCTGGACAGAGTAATATAGGAAGTCATCCCCTGCACAATGGAGATGCATTTTCTGATGAG TGGGGAGGCATCTCTTCTGAGGAGCATGATGAAGCAGTCATGCTTGAGGCTGCAATGTTTGGTGGAATTCCTGAAGGGACTGGATATCGCTTTCCATATACACCTCACCACCAGTTCATGCAAAATGAGAATCATTATCCTCGTCCAGTACCTCGTCCTCCATCACCCTCTTTACAAGCTCAGCGCCTGATCCGTGAACAACAG GACGATGAGTATCTTGCATCATTGGCAGCTGACCGAGAAAAGGAGATGAAGGCCATTGAGGAAGCTGAAGCTCGCCGTGTACAAGAAGAAGTGGCTAGGAAAGCTGCTCTTGAAGAAGAAAGGCGAAAAGAGGAAGAATCTCGTAGAAAATTGGAGGAAGAGCAG GAGTTTGAGAGACTGTTGGCAGCTAAAGAAGCTTCTCTGGCTCTTGAACCTTCATCTAATGATGAGAATGCTGTGACGCTTTTGGTGCGGATGCCTGATGGAAGCCGGCGTGGCCGCCGATTTCTCAAGTCTGACAAGTTACAT GCTCTCTTTGATTTCATAGATATTGGCAGAGTGGTCAAGCCAGGCACTTACAGATTG GTTAGGCCATACCCAAGGCGTGCTTTCAGTGATGGAGAGGGTGCGTTGACTCTCAACGAACTTGGCCTGACCAGCAAACAGGAAGCCTTGTTTCTAGAGTTGATCTAA
- the LOC7465837 gene encoding plant UBX domain-containing protein 8 isoform X2, whose translation MARPNQEAIETFISITGVAEDVAVQKLEEHGGDLNAAVNTHFSEGDRSAMRQPSIPSLQDDVMDIDDDPIEVAPPPRRNPLSIPAESGAMNSFSLLEPLFQRGLFDTGSDFMNQAPFVSQPRELREIPIEVKDDSDASGHSVHAPIIEDVTGTEHAQGPGIQGTVIAEDDDDDILTDINARATQRDSSLDGHFRPSAPEFDNLPDYSNDIEEEMVRAAIEASKQEAQQRQSHGEDAELEHVDSLSLKTAEQEKTLHGQRGKVGPSEVGDNAVEEGQGKIAASNGGQEAGSSSIQDEAEDVEDQPLIRHRSRQPSSGSLESAREVGVAEASPPSSPGQSNIGSHPLHNGDAFSDEWGGISSEEHDEAVMLEAAMFGGIPEGTGYRFPYTPHHQFMQNENHYPRPVPRPPSPSLQAQRLIREQQDDEYLASLAADREKEMKAIEEAEARRVQEEVARKAALEEERRKEEESRRKLEEEQEFERLLAAKEASLALEPSSNDENAVTLLVRMPDGSRRGRRFLKSDKLHALFDFIDIGRVVKPGTYRLVRPYPRRAFSDGEGALTLNELGLTSKQEALFLELI comes from the exons atggccAGACCTAATCAAGAAGCAATCGAGACGTTTATCAGCATCACAGGCGTCGCCGAAGATGTAGCGGTGCAAAAACTTGAg GAACATGGTGGTGATCTCAATGCAGCTGTCAACACGCATTTCAGCGAAGGAGACAGAAGCGC CATGCGACAACCTTCCATTCCTTCGCTGCAAGATGATGTCATGGATATTGATGATGACCCAATTGAAGTTGCGCCACCTCCTAGGAGAAATCCTCTATCAATTCCAGCTGAGAGTGGTGCTATGAATTCGTTCTCACTTCTTGAACCACTTTTTCAAAGAGGTCTATTTGATACTGGTTCTGATTTTATGAACCAGGCACCCTTTGTTTCTCAACCAAGAGAGTTAAGGGAGATACCTATAGAGGTCAAGGATGATAGTGATGCATCTGGTCATTCTGTTCATGCTCCTATTATTGAAGATGTAACTGGAACTGAACATGCACAAGGTCCTGGTATTCAGGGAACAGTCATAGCTGAGGATGACGATGATGATATTTTAACTGACATAAATGCACGGGCCACCCAACGGGATAGTTCTCTTGATGGACATTTCAGGCCCAGTGCTCCTGAATTTGATAACTTACCTGATTATAGCAATGacatagaagaagaaatggtcCGGGCTGCCATTGAGGCTTCAAAGCAAGAGG CTCAGCAAAGGCAGTCTCATGGGGAGGATGCTGAACTTGAACATGTGGATTCATTATCCTTAAAG ACAGCAGAGCAAGAGAAAACTTTGCATGGCCAGAGGGGGAAAGTTGGACCATCAGAAGTAGGAGATAATGCTGTTGAGGAAGGGCAGGGGAAAATAGCTGCATCAAATGGAGGGCAA GAGGCAGGAAGCTCTTCCATCCAAGATGAAGCGGAAGATGTGGAAGATCAGCCTCTCATTAGGCACAGATCAAGACAGCCATCTTCCGGCTCTTTGGAATCTGCTAGAGAAGTTGGAGTTGCTGAGGCTAGCCCGCCATCAAGTCCTGGACAGAGTAATATAGGAAGTCATCCCCTGCACAATGGAGATGCATTTTCTGATGAG TGGGGAGGCATCTCTTCTGAGGAGCATGATGAAGCAGTCATGCTTGAGGCTGCAATGTTTGGTGGAATTCCTGAAGGGACTGGATATCGCTTTCCATATACACCTCACCACCAGTTCATGCAAAATGAGAATCATTATCCTCGTCCAGTACCTCGTCCTCCATCACCCTCTTTACAAGCTCAGCGCCTGATCCGTGAACAACAG GACGATGAGTATCTTGCATCATTGGCAGCTGACCGAGAAAAGGAGATGAAGGCCATTGAGGAAGCTGAAGCTCGCCGTGTACAAGAAGAAGTGGCTAGGAAAGCTGCTCTTGAAGAAGAAAGGCGAAAAGAGGAAGAATCTCGTAGAAAATTGGAGGAAGAGCAG GAGTTTGAGAGACTGTTGGCAGCTAAAGAAGCTTCTCTGGCTCTTGAACCTTCATCTAATGATGAGAATGCTGTGACGCTTTTGGTGCGGATGCCTGATGGAAGCCGGCGTGGCCGCCGATTTCTCAAGTCTGACAAGTTACAT GCTCTCTTTGATTTCATAGATATTGGCAGAGTGGTCAAGCCAGGCACTTACAGATTG GTTAGGCCATACCCAAGGCGTGCTTTCAGTGATGGAGAGGGTGCGTTGACTCTCAACGAACTTGGCCTGACCAGCAAACAGGAAGCCTTGTTTCTAGAGTTGATCTAA
- the LOC7465837 gene encoding plant UBX domain-containing protein 8 isoform X3 encodes MRQPSIPSLQDDVMDIDDDPIEVAPPPRRNPLSIPAESGAMNSFSLLEPLFQRGLFDTGSDFMNQAPFVSQPRELREIPIEVKDDSDASGHSVHAPIIEDVTGTEHAQGPGIQGTVIAEDDDDDILTDINARATQRDSSLDGHFRPSAPEFDNLPDYSNDIEEEMVRAAIEASKQEAQELTETGPQQRQSHGEDAELEHVDSLSLKTAEQEKTLHGQRGKVGPSEVGDNAVEEGQGKIAASNGGQEAGSSSIQDEAEDVEDQPLIRHRSRQPSSGSLESAREVGVAEASPPSSPGQSNIGSHPLHNGDAFSDEWGGISSEEHDEAVMLEAAMFGGIPEGTGYRFPYTPHHQFMQNENHYPRPVPRPPSPSLQAQRLIREQQDDEYLASLAADREKEMKAIEEAEARRVQEEVARKAALEEERRKEEESRRKLEEEQEFERLLAAKEASLALEPSSNDENAVTLLVRMPDGSRRGRRFLKSDKLHALFDFIDIGRVVKPGTYRLVRPYPRRAFSDGEGALTLNELGLTSKQEALFLELI; translated from the exons ATGCGACAACCTTCCATTCCTTCGCTGCAAGATGATGTCATGGATATTGATGATGACCCAATTGAAGTTGCGCCACCTCCTAGGAGAAATCCTCTATCAATTCCAGCTGAGAGTGGTGCTATGAATTCGTTCTCACTTCTTGAACCACTTTTTCAAAGAGGTCTATTTGATACTGGTTCTGATTTTATGAACCAGGCACCCTTTGTTTCTCAACCAAGAGAGTTAAGGGAGATACCTATAGAGGTCAAGGATGATAGTGATGCATCTGGTCATTCTGTTCATGCTCCTATTATTGAAGATGTAACTGGAACTGAACATGCACAAGGTCCTGGTATTCAGGGAACAGTCATAGCTGAGGATGACGATGATGATATTTTAACTGACATAAATGCACGGGCCACCCAACGGGATAGTTCTCTTGATGGACATTTCAGGCCCAGTGCTCCTGAATTTGATAACTTACCTGATTATAGCAATGacatagaagaagaaatggtcCGGGCTGCCATTGAGGCTTCAAAGCAAGAGGCTCAG GAGCTAACTGAAACTGGACCTCAGCAAAGGCAGTCTCATGGGGAGGATGCTGAACTTGAACATGTGGATTCATTATCCTTAAAG ACAGCAGAGCAAGAGAAAACTTTGCATGGCCAGAGGGGGAAAGTTGGACCATCAGAAGTAGGAGATAATGCTGTTGAGGAAGGGCAGGGGAAAATAGCTGCATCAAATGGAGGGCAA GAGGCAGGAAGCTCTTCCATCCAAGATGAAGCGGAAGATGTGGAAGATCAGCCTCTCATTAGGCACAGATCAAGACAGCCATCTTCCGGCTCTTTGGAATCTGCTAGAGAAGTTGGAGTTGCTGAGGCTAGCCCGCCATCAAGTCCTGGACAGAGTAATATAGGAAGTCATCCCCTGCACAATGGAGATGCATTTTCTGATGAG TGGGGAGGCATCTCTTCTGAGGAGCATGATGAAGCAGTCATGCTTGAGGCTGCAATGTTTGGTGGAATTCCTGAAGGGACTGGATATCGCTTTCCATATACACCTCACCACCAGTTCATGCAAAATGAGAATCATTATCCTCGTCCAGTACCTCGTCCTCCATCACCCTCTTTACAAGCTCAGCGCCTGATCCGTGAACAACAG GACGATGAGTATCTTGCATCATTGGCAGCTGACCGAGAAAAGGAGATGAAGGCCATTGAGGAAGCTGAAGCTCGCCGTGTACAAGAAGAAGTGGCTAGGAAAGCTGCTCTTGAAGAAGAAAGGCGAAAAGAGGAAGAATCTCGTAGAAAATTGGAGGAAGAGCAG GAGTTTGAGAGACTGTTGGCAGCTAAAGAAGCTTCTCTGGCTCTTGAACCTTCATCTAATGATGAGAATGCTGTGACGCTTTTGGTGCGGATGCCTGATGGAAGCCGGCGTGGCCGCCGATTTCTCAAGTCTGACAAGTTACAT GCTCTCTTTGATTTCATAGATATTGGCAGAGTGGTCAAGCCAGGCACTTACAGATTG GTTAGGCCATACCCAAGGCGTGCTTTCAGTGATGGAGAGGGTGCGTTGACTCTCAACGAACTTGGCCTGACCAGCAAACAGGAAGCCTTGTTTCTAGAGTTGATCTAA